In the Apteryx mantelli isolate bAptMan1 chromosome 13, bAptMan1.hap1, whole genome shotgun sequence genome, one interval contains:
- the NSDHL gene encoding sterol-4-alpha-carboxylate 3-dehydrogenase, decarboxylating: MATRLRPTSRKCTVIGGSGFLGQHMVEQLLDKGYSVNVFDIRKGFENEKVQFFLGDLCSKEALLPALQGVSVAFHCASPAPSSDNRELFYKVNFMGTKTVIEACKEAGVPKLVLTSSASVVFEGTDIKNGTEDLPYAKKPIDYYTETKILQEKEVLRANDPDNNFFTTAIRPHGIFGPRDPQLVPILIQAAKNGKMKFMIGDGKNLVDFTYVENVVHGHILAAEHLQKDSPLCGKAFHITNDEPVPFWAFMSCILTGLNYDAPKYQIPYWLAYYLALFLSLVLLLLSPLVTIKPTFTPMRVALAGTFHYYSCERAKRDMGYKPLVSLDEAIRRTLQSYPHLRRAKA, encoded by the exons ATGGCCACACGCCTCAGACCG ACCAGTAGGAAATGCACAGTGATCGGTGGTTCAGGATTCTTAGGCCAGCACATGGTGGAGCAACTCCTGGACAAAGGCTACTCGGTCAACGTGTTTGATATTCGGAAGGGGTTTGAGAATGAGAAGGTGCAGTTTTTCCTGGGAGATCTCTGCAGCAAAGAG GCTTTGCTCCCAGCTTTACAAGGTGTGTCAGTGGCATTTCATTGTGCATCACCAGCACCTTCCAGTGACAACAGGGAACTGTTTTATAAGGTGAATTTTATGGGAACCAAAACAGTCATTGAAGCCTGCAAAGAAGCTGGAGTGCCG AAACTGGTGTTAACTAGCAGTGCCAGTGTTGTTTTTGAGGGCACAGACATAAAAAATGGAACAGAAGACCTCCCTTATGCAAAAAAGCCTATTGACTATTACACAGAAACGAAGATCCTACAGGAGAAG GAAGTGCTGAGAGCAAATGACCCAGACAACAATTTCTTCACTACTGCTATTCGCCCACATGGGATATTTGGCCCTAGAGATCCTCAGCTGGTTCCCATCCTCATCCAAGCAGCTAAGAATGGCAAAATGAAGTTCATGATTGG AGATGGAAAGAACTTGGTAGATTTCACCTATGTGGAAAATGTGGTGCATGGACACATTCTAGCTGCAGAACATCTTCAGAAAGACTCTCCCCTGTGTGGGAAG GCATTTCATATCACAAATGATGAACCTGTTCCTTTCTGGGCATTCATGTCCTGTATCTTGACTGGCTTGAACTACGATGCACCCAAGTACCAGATCCCCTATTGGCTGGCATATTACCTtgccctcttcctttctcttgtgctgttgcTGCTAAGTCCACTGGTCACCATCAAGCCCACTTTTACCCCCATGCGGGTAGCGTTAGCTGGAACTTTTCACTACTACAGCTGTGAGCGGGCCAAGAGAGACATGGGCTACAAGCCACTGGTGAGCTTGGATGAAGCAATAAGGAGGACTCTCCAGAGCTACCCACACCTACGCCGGGCTAAGGCCTGA